AAATCTTGTTTCTAATTTCGTCTGTAGCAGTTTTAAGGGCCAAAAGAAGTTTGTCATTGGGCACTTCTTTAAGAAGTGACTGGATGCCTTTATCATCAATTTTGACAATATCTTCGAAAACGAACATAAGCTTTCTAATCTCTTCAGCGAGTATGGGATCCTTCTCTTCTAAGCGACCCATGATGGCCGTTTCTGTATTCTTATCCATGACGTTCAACATTTCCGCTACAGGTTGAACACCGCCAAGCGCAGCTTGTTCAACAGTTCCCATGTTAGAGAGCTCATCTTTTAATACATTATTGATTTCATTAATCAGTTCTGGATCCACATAGTCTAAATTAGCCATACGTAGCACAACTTCAGCCTGAAGTGTCTCTGGCAATCTCTTGAGCACCTCACTTTTCTTCTCTGGCTCCAAGTGTGCAAGTATAACGGCAATTGTCTGCGGATGTTCATTGATGAGAAAGTTCGCCAAGGACTTTGCATCAACGACCTCTAACGACTCAAGGCTTCTTGCTCCGGAGCCGCCGACGTTCAAGTGGCCTAGAATTCCCCGAGCTCTTTCTTCTCCAACCGCCTCAACTATGTTGTCTTTGTTAGATACGTCATCAGAGAAAATATAGTCCTCAGACTCACTAATCATTTCATAGTACTCTTCAAGGACGCGTTTTGTGACATTGACTGGCACGACTCTGTACCGACCCATCAAACTCACTAACTTTCTGATATCGTTGTCATCGCAGAAGCGAAACAAAGATCGAGTAGCCCCGGGCCCCAGATAGTTAACAAGAATTGCTGCCTTATCAAATCCTCGCAAATCTTCAAACTTTAAGTTCTCAATCTTTTTAACGCCCAAGCCTTACCCCCAACTTAAAAGTCTTTTCGCACCAACCACAAACTTAGTGCGTTTGCTGCCTTCTCGTTATCCTTTTCTACCAACGACATAATTCGATCTTTCAACAGCTCGGATTCAGCCTTGTCTGGGTCGATTGAGTCTTCAATCATTGGCAGGGCTGCACTCATCCCAGGCAGACTTCCATCAACCGACTGCAACTCTTCGAGCTCTTCAATGGTTTTAGGAAGCATGTCATCGACAGATTCTTGAAAGCTTTCGGTGACCCATTTCATGAATGGCCTAAGTACTAAAAAGAAGAAGACTGCAAGACTCAAACCGATAACTAGCCATTTAAAGATATAGGTAATTAGTTTCCTTCGCTCTAGCCGACTCAGCAATTGTTCAGACTCTCTAAAGTCTTCTTGATTGAACTGCATTGACTCTATTTTTATGGCATCGCCGC
The Bdellovibrionales bacterium CG10_big_fil_rev_8_21_14_0_10_45_34 genome window above contains:
- the fliG gene encoding flagellar motor switch protein FliG, with product MGVKKIENLKFEDLRGFDKAAILVNYLGPGATRSLFRFCDDNDIRKLVSLMGRYRVVPVNVTKRVLEEYYEMISESEDYIFSDDVSNKDNIVEAVGEERARGILGHLNVGGSGARSLESLEVVDAKSLANFLINEHPQTIAVILAHLEPEKKSEVLKRLPETLQAEVVLRMANLDYVDPELINEINNVLKDELSNMGTVEQAALGGVQPVAEMLNVMDKNTETAIMGRLEEKDPILAEEIRKLMFVFEDIVKIDDKGIQSLLKEVPNDKLLLALKTATDEIRNKIFKNISQRAAQLLKEDLENMGPARLSDVEQAQQVIVNTARKLEQEGKILIARGGSEDALV